The following proteins come from a genomic window of Streptomyces sp. GS7:
- a CDS encoding cupin domain-containing protein, with product MPGYVWSAVRDAPVREIFPGIRVRPLWTGDDGAKAQVLEMDPHSCWEGIDVHEPGPEEVYVVSGVFHDGERDYPAGSFIHAPAGSWHVPQTTTGCTLFVFYPEG from the coding sequence GTGCCCGGCTACGTCTGGTCCGCCGTACGGGACGCCCCGGTACGGGAGATCTTCCCCGGCATCCGCGTCCGTCCGCTGTGGACCGGGGACGACGGCGCGAAGGCCCAGGTACTGGAGATGGACCCGCACTCCTGCTGGGAGGGCATCGACGTCCACGAACCCGGACCCGAGGAGGTCTACGTGGTCTCGGGGGTCTTCCACGACGGCGAACGGGACTACCCGGCCGGGTCGTTCATCCACGCGCCCGCGGGTTCCTGGCACGTCCCGCAGACGACGACCGGCTGCACGCTGTTCGTCTTCTACCCCGAAGGCTGA
- a CDS encoding cytochrome P450: protein MDHEPTPETSPQAAPATASERHSDPAPLSEMPVTRPTGCPFDPPAELAHLREEQPLRRMRYPDGHLGWLATGHSVARAIAADTRFSSRYELMHLPFPGAEGVTLPPAPVGDLTGIDAPEHTRYRRLLMGKFTVRRMRELTTRVEEITAEHLDAMERRRATADSVDLVEAYAHPVPALMICELLGVPYADRDSFQHHARAATATDGSVDDQYAALAALQEFVRGLVVAKRAEPTDDLLSDLTTTDLTDDELSGVGSFLLGAGLDTTSNMIGLGTFALLTNPEQAAALRADPGLADQAVEELMRYLTIAHTGLRAALEDVEVDGQLIRAGESVTLAIQAANRDPRRFPDPDTLDLHRKATGHLAFGHGIHQCLGQQLARVEMRVAFPALFTRFPTLRLAVPPEEVPLRTDITLHGVQRLPVTWDVR from the coding sequence ATGGACCACGAACCCACGCCCGAGACGAGCCCCCAGGCAGCCCCGGCGACCGCCTCGGAACGGCATTCCGACCCGGCCCCCCTTTCCGAGATGCCGGTGACCCGCCCCACCGGATGCCCCTTCGATCCGCCCGCCGAGCTGGCTCACCTGCGCGAGGAGCAGCCGCTCCGCCGCATGCGCTACCCGGACGGGCACCTGGGCTGGCTGGCCACCGGCCACTCCGTCGCCCGAGCGATAGCCGCGGACACCCGCTTCAGTTCGCGCTACGAGCTGATGCACCTCCCCTTCCCGGGAGCGGAGGGCGTCACCCTGCCCCCGGCGCCGGTCGGCGACCTCACCGGGATCGACGCTCCCGAGCACACCCGCTACCGGCGGCTGCTCATGGGCAAGTTCACGGTCCGGCGGATGCGCGAACTCACCACCCGCGTAGAGGAGATCACCGCCGAGCATCTGGACGCCATGGAGCGCCGCCGCGCGACGGCGGACTCGGTGGACCTCGTGGAGGCGTATGCGCATCCCGTCCCGGCACTGATGATCTGCGAACTGCTCGGCGTGCCCTACGCCGACCGCGATTCCTTCCAGCACCACGCGAGGGCGGCGACCGCCACGGACGGGTCCGTGGACGACCAGTACGCGGCGCTGGCCGCACTTCAGGAGTTCGTCCGCGGGCTGGTCGTGGCGAAGCGCGCCGAGCCCACCGACGACCTGCTCAGCGATCTGACCACCACCGACCTCACCGACGACGAGCTGTCCGGTGTCGGCAGCTTCCTCCTCGGCGCCGGTCTCGACACCACCTCGAACATGATCGGGCTCGGCACCTTCGCGCTGCTGACCAACCCGGAGCAGGCCGCGGCCCTGCGCGCCGATCCGGGCCTGGCCGACCAGGCGGTCGAGGAGCTGATGCGCTACCTCACCATCGCCCACACCGGCCTGCGGGCAGCGCTCGAAGACGTCGAGGTGGACGGCCAGTTGATCAGGGCCGGAGAGTCGGTCACCCTCGCGATCCAGGCGGCCAACCGCGACCCGCGCCGCTTCCCCGACCCGGACACCCTCGACCTGCACCGCAAAGCCACCGGCCATCTGGCCTTCGGCCACGGCATCCACCAGTGCCTGGGGCAGCAACTGGCCCGCGTGGAGATGCGCGTCGCCTTCCCGGCCCTCTTCACCCGGTTCCCGACACTGCGGCTCGCCGTCCCACCCGAGGAGGTTCCGCTGCGCACCGACATCACCCTCCACGGCGTCCAGCGGCTCCCCGTCACCTGGGACGTGCGGTAG
- a CDS encoding DUF5685 family protein, giving the protein MFGIVRPCAHRLSQGLKAEWMAHLCGLCLALRGDHGQFARIVTNYDGLIVSVLTDAQSGPADLRRRTAGPCPLRGMRTASVAKGEGARLAASVSLVLASAKIRDHVADGNGVLRRRPMAAAARRVAAGWDRAGARTGATLGFDTAVLVDAVDRQVGIEELAGPGTPLTVVTEPTETATAAAFAHTAVLAGRPGNAAPLAEAGRLFGRLAHLLDAVEDRTSDAAEGAWNPITATGADLAEARRLCDDALHGIRLALRDVEFTDSKLVHVLLVHELRRSVDRAFGTAGCSHQGYGAPSPYDGPGGNPNPYGNPNPYGNPGNPYENPYGNGNGYGQPPQYGQPPAGGPYDGRQNPYNGQGPVPPGGQGGGYGGGPGGGGGGMPHIPQEPKKPRGFWEGCALAIGLCCTCKVCCSSEFEGPWSRKTREGCCQACDCCDTCCSTSNCNSCSCCCECANGGCDCCDCCSCCDC; this is encoded by the coding sequence GTGTTCGGAATCGTCAGGCCCTGTGCCCACCGCCTGTCCCAGGGGCTCAAGGCGGAGTGGATGGCCCATCTGTGCGGCCTCTGCCTCGCGCTGCGCGGCGATCACGGGCAGTTCGCCCGCATCGTCACGAACTACGACGGATTGATCGTCTCGGTGCTGACGGATGCTCAGTCCGGCCCGGCGGACCTCCGGCGCCGTACCGCCGGGCCCTGCCCGCTGCGGGGTATGCGGACCGCGTCGGTGGCGAAGGGGGAGGGTGCGCGGCTGGCGGCGTCGGTCTCCCTCGTCCTCGCCTCGGCGAAGATACGCGACCACGTCGCCGACGGGAACGGAGTGCTGCGCCGTCGCCCGATGGCCGCCGCGGCGCGCCGGGTCGCCGCCGGATGGGACCGGGCCGGGGCACGCACCGGTGCCACCCTCGGCTTCGACACCGCCGTGCTCGTGGACGCGGTCGACCGGCAGGTGGGCATCGAGGAACTGGCCGGGCCGGGCACGCCGCTGACGGTCGTCACCGAGCCCACCGAGACGGCGACCGCCGCGGCCTTCGCGCACACCGCGGTGCTGGCGGGCCGACCGGGCAACGCCGCGCCGTTGGCCGAAGCGGGGCGGCTCTTCGGGCGGCTGGCACACCTCCTCGACGCCGTGGAAGACCGGACGTCCGACGCCGCAGAGGGCGCCTGGAACCCGATCACCGCCACCGGCGCCGACCTCGCGGAGGCCCGCCGACTGTGCGACGACGCGCTGCACGGCATCCGACTGGCCCTGCGCGACGTGGAGTTCACCGACTCGAAGCTGGTGCACGTCCTGCTGGTGCACGAGCTGCGCCGGTCGGTGGACCGCGCCTTCGGTACGGCCGGCTGCTCCCACCAGGGGTACGGGGCACCGAGCCCGTACGACGGCCCGGGCGGCAACCCGAACCCGTACGGGAACCCGAACCCGTACGGGAACCCCGGGAATCCCTACGAGAACCCGTACGGCAACGGGAACGGATACGGCCAGCCGCCCCAGTACGGCCAGCCGCCGGCCGGTGGCCCGTACGACGGCCGGCAGAACCCGTACAACGGCCAAGGCCCCGTGCCGCCCGGTGGGCAGGGCGGCGGCTACGGCGGCGGACCGGGCGGCGGGGGCGGCGGGATGCCGCACATTCCGCAGGAGCCGAAGAAGCCCCGCGGCTTCTGGGAGGGCTGTGCGCTCGCCATCGGGCTCTGCTGCACCTGCAAGGTGTGCTGCTCCTCGGAGTTCGAGGGCCCGTGGTCGCGGAAGACGCGCGAGGGGTGCTGCCAAGCCTGTGACTGCTGTGACACCTGTTGCAGCACCAGTAATTGCAACAGTTGCAGCTGCTGCTGTGAATGCGCCAACGGCGGATGCGATTGCTGCGACTGCTGCAGCTGCTGCGACTGCTGA